The following DNA comes from Sander lucioperca isolate FBNREF2018 chromosome 2, SLUC_FBN_1.2, whole genome shotgun sequence.
CTTCCTACATCACTATTCTGCGAGACCCTGCAGAGCTTTTTGAGTCATCCTTCCACTATTTTGGCCAGCTGGTGCCATTTACCTGGAAGATACCAGGTGATGATAAGCTGACTGAGTTTCTACGTGACCCCCATTACTACTTTGATCCACAGGGCTTCAACTCTTTCTACCTCAAGAATCTGCTGTTCTTCGACTTTGGACAGGACAACACTCTGGAGCTGGATGATCCGCAGGTAGAAGAGGTAATCGGATTCATTACTGAGCGTTTTCAGCTGGTCATGTTGGTGGAATACTTTGAGGAATCACTCATTCTTCTCAAGGATGCCCTCTGCTGGGAGTTGGACGACGTGCTCTTCTTCAAGCTTAATGCCCGCAAGGGATCCACTGTGTCTAAACTCACCACTGAGCTGAGGGCCCAGGCTCTTGAGTGGAATGCTATTGACTGGAAGCTATACCAGCATTTCAACCAGACCTTTTGGAAAAGAGTAGATGCATATGGACGGCGGCGCATGGCTGAGGATGTGGCAGAGCTCAGGAGAAGGAACACGGAGATGGCATCCATTTGCATTGAGGGTGGTCGTGCTGTAGAAGCTGGCAGCATCCAAGAGACTGCCATGCAGCCCTGGCAGCCCTTTGGACAGAAGTCCATCATGGGCTATAACCTGAAGAAGAATGTGGACAAGGCACATCGAAAGTTGTGCCGAAAGATGTTGATGCCAGAGCTTCAGTACTTAACAGAGCTTGGGGTTAACCTGTGGATCACCAAGTTGTGGGGCCATGTCCGAGATATCCTTAACTGGTGACTAGACATGTGAGCAAGGGGGCCAACTCAACTCTGACAGAATGTATTGAAACAAGATGAATCTGTGTGGATGATAGAGTTAAAGGTTTCTGTCACATTTCAATCCTATGacctgtcttgttttgtttaaatgtaTCAACATTTACTTGTTTGCTTTTCATATGATTATGTGCTGTAATGTATCTGATGGATGTTTGAGAAAAACACTTCACAATCTACAAATACTGAACCAGTTTCCTAAACGCAGATGAAGCCTAGTATTGTTCTCCATGTTTGTGAGTCAATTTTCCAAAATATCAATGTTCTTACTCTCAGATGTGAGCTTGTTTTAATGAAGCAGATGACTGAACAATGAAGTCCGGGACTACTTTGATAAGCTCTTTAATggaataaagacaaaaatgttgCCATACCTGCCAACTTTAAAGGTTGTTTGAAGACACAGAAAGAATGGTACTTTGCTTTGAGCTTAATATTGTCTTTGATGTCCATCCCCCAAAGTTGAAACATCTAAGTTCTAAGAGACTGAAAGACCACTAAGGGCTAAAGTACAGATGTGAAAATAGTGAATGTACTACATCCTACTTTACTGTCTGTGGAGGACAAAAACATCCATCATTTTTAAAATAGGTGAACAAATACAGATCTTTCTAATGGcagacattttcacattcacaaggAAAGCACAGGTGCAACTAATAACATAAACGATCATTCCGTTCCTATTATTAATTACGCCTGTGCAgtaacatgtcaaaatgtctgtcaTGAAATGGGTCTGATCATTAATATGTAAAGGAATCAATAAATTAGAAGTACAGCACTATGCAttcaagaagaaaaataatttccttattcatttccttttcttatctgtttttataGCATACAGTATAATGTGTTGTATGTTGAGTTTTCTGCCATATGATATAACATTTTCGATTCTTTGTAATTTTAAGCCAGTTCTCCTTTCTCCTGATATCACAGTGTTAATCCTAGGAACATTCGCCCTTGCCAGGTGTTTTGGCAGGTACATTGATGAGTTGAATAGTGAGCCAAAGAAAATTCATTGTCAGCTAAGTCTGGTAAATCCTATCAAGAAAGCTACTATGGCACTAACTAACTGTTAAAACCACCTACATGTCTTTACACCACAGTTATTATAATGAACGaaaactgaaattaaaatgaaaataagcagTGAAAAATATTATTAAACTGAAAGCaaaaactaaactaagatgATATTGCCTaattaaaaaaactaataaaaatgaatgtaaaacattccagtttttagttttttagcactgctgaaaaaaaggagacattaTGAATTTCTGTTAACTCTTGTAACATTAGACCACAGAAATTGAATGGACTGGACATTCTGGCCaggaaagaaattaaaaagtcCAAACTAAACGAAAATAAAAGCTAGTTGAAAATTCCAAACTATTGTAACCTCGGTTTATACTGCCTCGGAAAATTAGCCTGCAGAAATAAAGGGAATTGAATTAAGAAATACATCAATGTTTTTCTTGATAATGCATTGTGCTACTCATTTATTTCTTAATttgtgtccacacacacacacacacacacacacacacacacacacacacacgtatatatattttgtatttctatgcatttaatattttgtttatggTTTTGCATTTAATAATGGATTCAGTTATTAATTAATATATCTGTAGTGTAATGATTTTGTCCTCCATACACCTccccattattattttttatcctcaaaaataaagtaaaaaaaaaaaaaatgtaatattgcaTGTATTAGTCTAAATGTTCTGATTCATAAAATCGATAGTTTCCTTTCTGTGACTGTTTCATCCTTATTACTGTATTATAACAATTACCAAGATTGTTCTTGTTTAATAGTGTATGAATGTATATGCGACCCAACATTTTTGAATAAGTTGgaaaaatatttcattattaaattatGGACCAAGATAAACCACCAATTCTAAAGAAGGTAAACCAGTGCTGGCAGGTTGCCATTGGGAAGGAACAAATGTTAGAGGATTGTCCTGTTAAAATTAGTTTGAGATGCAGAATATACACCCAAGTGGCAAACACGGATACATTCTCTAAAGGTTATTTAAAGCTTTAAATAACCTTCAGGGAACCTTTAGGTAACATTCCCCTAAGGTTACATGTTTGTTAAGTTCGGTCACTCATCTCTATTCATTGATGGCACAAACGTGAATGTGCATAGTGATGCCTAGTGGTAGCACTGGTAATATTACAAGCAGGCACAGGTTTGGAAAtaattgatattgatattgaaTGGTATAAACAGTGCATcattatgaaaaagaaataaagcactaaataaatcaataaatgtcctctgttttttttttttttttttttttttttacattacaggaAGTGAAGTACAGTCTTGCATGTCTTGCACTGGTCTCGCGCTCGGGGGCGTGGTTGGCCGAGTGTGCTCTTTATCCACAACACTTATCTGCTGCTCCTAGTTAAATGCAAGTGACGTTAGCTTTTGTGGCTACTAGTGTCTTGCTGCGAACTCATTCACTTCGTACGCATACTAGCTGAATGGTTGAACCGGATACGGCAGATATTTTAGTGTAACGTTGGTAGCTATCCGTTAACTTTCCATTCGCTGTAGCTTGTTTTGCAGATTAGCACAAAGCTGGCTAGCTGTGCGGCTAATGTTAGTTTTTAGCATCGCGTCGcggatagctagctagctaactgttgtTAGCCATCTGACGTAAATAACGCGGACTTTAGTTGTATCTTACTTAAAGCCAAGGTAATACTAGTGCACAGCTGAATTACAAAACACATTAGCTGTCACACTGGATGACTAACTTTTAACGATGGCGTTAACTGTGGAAGTCCCTGCTGATGAGTGGCCCTGAGAAGTGATTCCGCTGGATGAGTTAGCAACAATGTCCTGTAAATCAACCAAAGTGGCCCCGAGTGTTGATTTCGACCACAGTTGCTCCGACAGCGTGGAATATTTGACGCTCAATTTTGGCCCATTTGAGACTGTTCATCGCTGGAGAAGACTCCCTCCGTGTGATGAGTTTGTTGGTGCAAGGTAACATGTTGACAGATGAGTAGGTGCAGCTTTATCTGGCTCCACCGGCTTAATCTTCAGGTTTACAGCCTTTTAATCACCCTGAACTTCATTTTCTCGGTTTAGGCGCAGTAAGCACACTGTTGTGGCATACAGGGATGCCATTTACGTGTTTGGGGGAGACAATGGGTGAGTAGTACTGGGCTGTGACTGGCATTCTAACTTTATAATTATTGTCCACCACATAAAAAGCATTTACATGTTGTGTCATCTAATAGAAAGAACATGCTGAACGACTTGCTCCGTTTTGATGTGAAGGACTGCTCATGGTGTCGGTAAGATTGCATCAATGCACTATTCCATCTTA
Coding sequences within:
- the gal3st1a gene encoding galactosylceramide sulfotransferase isoform X2; amino-acid sequence: MAGKQGRQWRSMCKGLVLGTLLTSCMILLYCLSTPQIHYSLPEVPVPYSCAHRPSQLHPKPTTNGSQQTPSQTCTPKVDIMFMKTHKTASSTFLNILFRFGEKHRLKFAFPDSRNDFFYPSLFQRSQVKDYRPGMCFNIICNHMRLNAPEVAKLLPMDTSYITILRDPAELFESSFHYFGQLVPFTWKIPGDDKLTEFLRDPHYYFDPQGFNSFYLKNLLFFDFGQDNTLELDDPQVEEVIGFITERFQLVMLVEYFEESLILLKDALCWELDDVLFFKLNARKGSTVSKLTTELRAQALEWNAIDWKLYQHFNQTFWKRVDAYGRRRMAEDVAELRRRNTEMASICIEGGRAVEAGSIQETAMQPWQPFGQKSIMGYNLKKNVDKAHRKLCRKMLMPELQYLTELGVNLWITKLWGHVRDILNW
- the gal3st1a gene encoding galactosylceramide sulfotransferase isoform X1; protein product: MAGKQGRQWRSMCKGLVLGTLLTSCMILLYCLSTPQIHYSLPDFPCFPLCRVPVPYSCAHRPSQLHPKPTTNGSQQTPSQTCTPKVDIMFMKTHKTASSTFLNILFRFGEKHRLKFAFPDSRNDFFYPSLFQRSQVKDYRPGMCFNIICNHMRLNAPEVAKLLPMDTSYITILRDPAELFESSFHYFGQLVPFTWKIPGDDKLTEFLRDPHYYFDPQGFNSFYLKNLLFFDFGQDNTLELDDPQVEEVIGFITERFQLVMLVEYFEESLILLKDALCWELDDVLFFKLNARKGSTVSKLTTELRAQALEWNAIDWKLYQHFNQTFWKRVDAYGRRRMAEDVAELRRRNTEMASICIEGGRAVEAGSIQETAMQPWQPFGQKSIMGYNLKKNVDKAHRKLCRKMLMPELQYLTELGVNLWITKLWGHVRDILNW